One Pseudomonas fluorescens genomic region harbors:
- the rsfS gene encoding ribosome silencing factor — protein sequence MTDKDQTKVKRKGTFKSAPLPEPVNTNEPLTGAQLVELAKAALEDVKAQDIQVIDVRDKQSITDYMIIATGTSNRQINAMLDKVREEVKKQGAKPLGEEGKGDSDWVLLDLDLVIVHMMTASARQFYDLERLWAGAEQSRAADAKHHSPENTHEHFTKLNKDQL from the coding sequence ATGACTGACAAAGACCAAACCAAAGTAAAGCGCAAAGGCACGTTCAAGAGCGCGCCGCTGCCGGAGCCGGTCAACACCAACGAGCCGCTCACCGGCGCGCAACTGGTCGAACTGGCCAAGGCAGCCCTGGAAGACGTCAAGGCCCAGGACATCCAGGTCATTGATGTTCGCGACAAGCAAAGCATCACTGACTACATGATCATCGCCACCGGTACCTCCAACCGCCAGATCAACGCAATGCTCGACAAGGTTCGCGAAGAAGTTAAGAAGCAGGGCGCCAAGCCGCTCGGCGAAGAAGGCAAGGGCGACAGCGACTGGGTGCTGCTCGACCTTGATCTGGTGATCGTGCACATGATGACGGCCTCGGCCCGTCAGTTCTACGATCTGGAACGTCTGTGGGCCGGTGCCGAGCAAAGCCGTGCGGCAGATGCCAAACACCACAGCCCGGAAAACACCCACGAGCATTTCACCAAGCTCAACAAAGACCAGCTGTAA